Part of the Chaetodon trifascialis isolate fChaTrf1 chromosome 1, fChaTrf1.hap1, whole genome shotgun sequence genome, GAAACATTACTTCTTCAATCAATTCGGAGAAAACAACGCAATTTCTAATAAAACTCTAATACTCTCTTAGGGGACATTGCATCGAACAGTTCAATCCCCCGGGgaccaacaaagaaaaaacataattatgCTACTTAGCCGGCTGATGTGTCGCAATCACTGCTCCAGCACACTCTGTCAGATTAAAATAGAGGGCCCGAATAGAGGACATTAAGGCTAAGGGAATTATATAAACCTCAGGGGAGATTTCAAATTGGAGAAGGGGAAAGTAAACTATAGAGATTAATGGCAGCCATAAACAAGAGCATGCTGTCCCACTTCAGTGGAGGTcaacaataacaacattaataataataataataataataataataataataataataataataataataataattcggTGAAATGTACTGTAATAATCACTGAATCAAcggatttttaaaaaacttcACATTTACAAAACGAAATTTAGGCCCACAgctacaaaataataataataataataataataataataataataataataataataataataataataaatattgcTCTTATATTTTAGATGTAAAGCCATCTAATCTAGTTTTGAATATATTGCTCCaatgttaaataaaaacaaacacctgcatatttctcactctcttcttttttatctTCTGCCTGTCGGTCGAGTCTGTAACTCATGCCTTTTTTTTATCCACTTGTCAAAGTTGCTATAATCCTCATAATAACAGTGATTATTGTGCGTGCCCCATTGGCTCCACTTCTTTTTAACTAGGCCATTTGATCAGGGATGGGTTTCCGTGACGGATTAACAAAGAAGTCCCCTTGAAATTAGGAGCAAGTGTGACACCTACCTGTAGAAGTTGGAAGAGTTGGAGGACAGTGCCTTGCTACCGGCTACAGGGTATAATAATATCTGCCTGTCTCCACTGTGTGCATGACAGCGttctcctttttctccaaacacCAGTGTTTCACATCTACGCGCCATTAAAGACACTCTCCATTAATGATATATAATAGGGCAGTATGTTCTAAATGCATGGTCGCGTCCCTTTTAACAGCTTTGCCACGCCTTGGAAAATAGTAATGAGGTCTAAATTTGGCATAAAATCGAGCTCATTACCGGAGTTCACCACCTGATTGCTCTGCATAAAACACGATAGGTAATTGGGTTAAATGACTGCGCCTCGGTGTTGTTATTATATCAATATCCACTTTTAGAAACGTGCTCAAGTGAAAGGGAGGGGAAAGGAGGCCCTGGTTGTGTCTAacgaaaaaaataaaaaataaactggCAATACGCCATAGACCAAAATATACCTCTGTGTTGTTTCCgacatttttcattcaaaaagaaaaaaaaaaaagaaagaaaaatcaaaaatccTTTGAGTATTTGCACCAACCAAAACGAAACTAAACCCTTTTATTGTTTCGATATTCCaacagcctttttcttttttctgaatgCAGGCCTTTTCTTTCAAGTCTATCAGAGCTCTCACTTCCAGAATATTTAGAGATGTGATTACCATTGAAACATCTGTCACGgtgcaaaatgtaattaatttatCGTATAAATTAATTGGCCTTGAAGCACTTTAAACACATATCAGGCAATGCCAACTGCTCCCCCAAATAACCGCTGCACaagtatatattttttccataATTTACTTCAAAGATAGTGTGTTGTCcattttaaatacaaaaatgcTACATTAAATATACATGTTAGTCTTTAATACAAATAGACTCAGGCGGCTGCAGCGATTAAGACCATTCTTGTTACATTTTAGAATTAACCATTCAGAAACTAAAAATTTGAGGATAAGCATTTACTCAGAAAATAACTGTTCTCAGAATTTGCTTCAtcattgttcttttttctttttctttttcttttttttaatgcaaccacaaaaaataaattaaagtcCGCGTGAGTGGAAAATATTCAGGTATTAAATGTTTGACATACCTTTCTTTAGTTCATAAGGGGAGTCTTTACAAAGATCTACCTGCGTTTGGCCTCTGACTTTCTGGCTCTCCCTGACCAAAGCCTCTGCTCTATTTAACACAGTCTGGTTTAATCCATTGAAATGTGCCGTGGAGCCCGTGGTTACCGAGCCGTGGTTACTGTGAAGATGTCCAAAACTGCCACCATAGTTCGTGTAGCCGGGGTAGAAAGGGGAGGTGTAGTACAGAGGCCTGGATAGGACCGTGCTGTTGGGGAGCGGGCACTGAGGGGAGGACCGTGATGGAGACGCGCTGGTGCCCATCACTGCGCTCTGACCCAAACCGGGACAAGCCTGTGGCGCCTCGCCGCTGCCCTTACACCTGTCTGACGACGTGGCGATCTCCGCAAGGGACCAGAGTTTGGGTTTAGGGGCTGAAGGGGGCGAGTGGATAACAGAGGTCACGTTGCTGGTCACCGTACCCGGTGCAAGGCTCAAATCTGACGGCTTGTCTTGTTGCGCAATGCTCTGGTTCCCTCGGGGCACCGCCGAGGGAGACGAAGTGGTGGGTTTCGCGGAATCCGGCAGCAACTCTGTAGTCCGCTCCTCCTGGTCTTTTAACTCCGAGTCGCTGAGAAGGGGATCCGTGTCTTTGCCTGGGTTCTCCTCTTTAAATCTGTCACAGCCTATGTCCCCCGGGTTCAGCAGTTTATGATCTAAAGCACAAATTAAGAACAGAATTACTGCTAAAGAagcaaaacatttaaacatcGCTAAAGCAGTAACACGTGCTGTAGGTGACCACGAGGCGAGTGGGCACCGATGCAAACTGAAATCGgatacataaaaataattagGCTGCTTATGCACGTTTCCCCTAAAAACAGttattaagtgtgtgtgtgctgtaaattgCCCTCATAAAGATTTGCGCCAGCCGAAAAAAGGTGAATGAACAGTGTTATGAAAGAGCCTAAACAGTGTGGCACTAAACCGATCAATGTGGTGCAAAATAAACTCTGAGAGTGTTGGCTATTCTAATTTGCATATATATTTTCGGATTAAATATTATCGTGTCACATCAGTGGTGATGATAATAAGCATTCATCAAGCATTCAAAACGGTGATATAATTATCATACAAAGGCAATATTTTGAGGCGAATACCCGGCGCGATACACCAGCTGTATCCTTATTATGCCGTTAAAGATAAATTGACTGCTAAACACTCTGCGTCACCAGCAATTTCAGCCCCTGAGAAGTCAAACGAGGGGAGTTCAAGGTGATTATTATTTAAAGCAATTGTCCCATTATAAATAATATACCACCATTAACCAGCAATCAATTTTGCACCCTGAGTGGAAACGACTGCGATGAAAaattgatgattttttttttctttttttttccccttttttcctgcACCACCGACctgcttctgtgtctgtggagTCTCCCTTGTCTGTGGGCTTGTTTGGCTCGTCGTCGTCGTTTTTCTCCAAATCAATattctcgtcctcctcctcgtcctcgctCCGGTTCCTGGGGGTCCAGGTCATCTTGTTCTCCTTCTTTAGCCTCCTCCTGGCGTTGGCGAACCAGGTGGACACCTGGGTGAGGGTCATTTTGGTGATGATGGCCAGCATGATCTTCTCTCCCTTGGTGGGGTAGGGATTTTTACGGTGCTCATTGAGCCAGGCCTTCAGGGTGGCGGTGGCGTCCCGGGTTGCGTTTTTACGGTACGCTGGGTCACCATAAGGGTAGGTGCCCAAGGGTGCTGCGTAAGGGTGGTATCCGAGTGAGCCGGCCATACCCGTAGTGTGGTCATAGGGAGAACTCTGTgatagaaaacaaagaaatagatAAAAACCAAATTTAAAAGTATATAAAAGTTCAGTCAGTCATTTTCTAAACTGCTCAAAATAGACGGGCTTACGGCACAcgaacatgaacacacatacgcgcacacGCATGTACTTGCGCGCGAGCAGACTCAgacacatgcgcgcgcgcacacacacacatgcactcacacatacacatacactcacacatacacgaACACACTGGCTTTAATCTAGTAGTTCAAGTTTAAAGTTATTGTTTATGGAATTTCTTGGAGCATGATCGGTCATTTGAAATGTattgtttctgtgcattttaattCTACAAATGCTGTGAGCACGCAGTGGCTCTGATTCTCGCCATAAAAATAGTCAAATTTTCAGTTATGATAACGTATTGACATTACGCGCGATGGGCCTTACGTTCAGTTTCTTTGCCTATTCTTCGGCGATCAGTCTTTGTAGTCTCTGGGCCTATACAGCCAGTGTGCATGAATGACTTGTGTTGCCATGAGATCACTCGCTGAGAATACAGCAAAAGTAAAACACaattttcctctgtcttttgtcaAAAGTTGGAATATGTATTCTGAGTTTTACAACTACCATAGCTGATAGGACGATGAGGAGCAAGCAGTGACCTAAATTGCCATCACACGGCGCGTTTCAGTCAGTTATGAGCGTAGAAGCTTCGGCGAGCCATTGCCCACCCTTTCTCATAAAAACTACAATTTACTGAGGAACCATATAATAGCACGCCACTCAATCAAATTAGTTCTGTTTACTCAACAGCATGTTTTCTGGACCTGACATCCTGTAATATTATATCCATGCACTCTTCGGTGACGCACATTTCCCTCTTAATCCCTTGGCTCCGAATGCCGAGCGCACACCTAAGGCTTCTTTAACGAGTTAATATCATCGCTTTTACTTCCTATTAGACTGAATAATCACCTTTAGTTTACTCACCACGTACGAGGTGAATGTGGCAGCTGCCGCCGCGTCTGCACTGTACGGTAAGTGGGAGTTGTAGCCTGGCGAGGCGCTGGTGAACGCAGTAGATCCGGCATAGGGCGCAAAAGCAGATCCCGAAGAGGATCTCCCAAGTTCCTCGGTTCTGGGTCCCGATATGACGCTGGTGCTGTACGCAGGGCACGAATACAGGGCTAGAGAAGCGGAGGGCTGGTACAAGTAGCCCTGAGGATACGCCATGCTGGAGCCCGGAGAGTAGAAGCCACTTAACTCGCGCACTTTCCcctctttattttctcatgCGCTGCTGTCGGAGCGCATAGAGCCGTGTGTCTGCAGACCCGCTGTCTGTCCCCCCCGCTAAA contains:
- the irx5a gene encoding Iroquois homeobox protein 5a isoform X2 — its product is MAYPQGYLYQPSASLALYSCPAYSTSVISGPRTEELGRSSSGSAFAPYAGSTAFTSASPGYNSHLPYSADAAAAATFTSYVSSPYDHTTGMAGSLGYHPYAAPLGTYPYGDPAYRKNATRDATATLKAWLNEHRKNPYPTKGEKIMLAIITKMTLTQVSTWFANARRRLKKENKMTWTPRNRSEDEEEDENIDLEKNDDDEPNKPTDKGDSTDTEADHKLLNPGDIGCDRFKEENPGKDTDPLLSDSELKDQEERTTELLPDSAKPTTSSPSAVPRGNQSIAQQDKPSDLSLAPGTVTSNVTSVIHSPPSAPKPKLWSLAEIATSSDRCKGSGEAPQACPGLGQSAVMGTSASPSRSSPQCPLPNSTVLSRPLYYTSPFYPGYTNYGGSFGHLHSNHGSVTTGSTAHFNGLNQTVLNRAEALVRESQKVRGQTQVDLCKDSPYELKKGMSNI
- the irx5a gene encoding Iroquois homeobox protein 5a isoform X1 codes for the protein MAYPQGYLYQPSASLALYSCPAYSTSVISGPRTEELGRSSSGSAFAPYAGSTAFTSASPGYNSHLPYSADAAAAATFTSYVVSKLKSSPYDHTTGMAGSLGYHPYAAPLGTYPYGDPAYRKNATRDATATLKAWLNEHRKNPYPTKGEKIMLAIITKMTLTQVSTWFANARRRLKKENKMTWTPRNRSEDEEEDENIDLEKNDDDEPNKPTDKGDSTDTEADHKLLNPGDIGCDRFKEENPGKDTDPLLSDSELKDQEERTTELLPDSAKPTTSSPSAVPRGNQSIAQQDKPSDLSLAPGTVTSNVTSVIHSPPSAPKPKLWSLAEIATSSDRCKGSGEAPQACPGLGQSAVMGTSASPSRSSPQCPLPNSTVLSRPLYYTSPFYPGYTNYGGSFGHLHSNHGSVTTGSTAHFNGLNQTVLNRAEALVRESQKVRGQTQVDLCKDSPYELKKGMSNI